The sequence below is a genomic window from Wyeomyia smithii strain HCP4-BCI-WySm-NY-G18 chromosome 1, ASM2978416v1, whole genome shotgun sequence.
CGCAGCGGTTGGTTCATCGACGGGTGTATTTTTGCTCACTGCGATTGTCACTCTGGAAGATGATCGAGGTGAACAGGTTCATGCCAGAGCATTGTTGGACAGTGCTGCTGAATGCAATTTAATCAGCAATAGAGTGCGGAAACTACTTACGGTTAAGGAACACCGATGCATGGTTGAAGTCGTTGGCATCCAAGGTTTGGCTACCAGGGCCCAGGGCAAAATTACTGTGAAAGTACGTTCGAGATTTACGGATTTCTCCCAGCCAATGGATATGTACACTCTCCCGAAAATCGCTGCACAAATGACTTCATCATCGGTCGATATAAATAAATGGGAACTACCCAGCGAGATCGAACTGGCAGATCCAACATTTTTCAAAGGTGGCTCAGTTGACTTGGTGTTGGGAGCTGAAGCCTTTTTCGACTTTTTCATAACTAGTCGTAAAATCCGATTAGGGGATACCTTACCTTCATTGGTGGATTTGGTGTTTGACTGGGTTGTTACGGGCAAATGTTTGGTGGATAGTCCTATTAAGTCTGTAATTTGCGACTTCGCAATCAGTAATAAGCTAGATACTTTACTGGAAAAGTTTTGGGAAACTGAAGACATCGATCAAGATTACAATCACTCTCCCGAGGAGGCTACGTGCATGGAATATTTTACACGAACTACACAACGGCAAGGTTCTGGTCGATACACGGTGTCCTATCCGAGGAATAGTGAGGTGCTATCCCAGCTTGGTGATTCGAATGTTATAGCAGAGCGGAGATTCATGCAGTTGGAGAGACGTTTAGGACGAGATCAAAAGCTGCGAGAGCAATATGCAGCCTTCATGAGCGAATATGAATCCATGGGCCACATGCATATGATACCCGATGAACACAATGCGAACGTTAAGCGATGCTTCCTCCCACATCACCCAGTGGTGAAGTAAGACAGCACAACTACTAAGGTGCGGGTGGTGTTTGACGCCTCCGCAAAAACATCTACCAATATTTCTTTGAACGACAGTTTGCTGGTAGGCCCTGTTATTCAGGAAGATTTGCGCTAAATTATACTTCGGAGTCGTACACGTCAGATTATGGTAGTCGCCGACATCGAAAAGATGTTCCGGCAAATCGAAATTCGCCCCGAAAATCGGCGGCTTCAGTGCATTTTGTGGCGTCCCTCACCTAACGTTCCGATTTCAATATACGAACTAGCGACTGTTACGTATGGCACGAAGCCGGCACCATTTTTGGCAACTAGGGTACTTATGCAGTTGGCTTCAGATGAGCAGCATCGATTCCCACTGGCCTCGAAATCAGTTAGGAAGGATTGT
It includes:
- the LOC129717102 gene encoding uncharacterized protein LOC129717102 — encoded protein: MQGKHHTLVCFKGKPTDEKPNVNNEPKPSPTASGEELAESKVVNLATTSRVACNAAVGSSTGVFLLTAIVTLEDDRGEQVHARALLDSAAECNLISNRVRKLLTVKEHRCMVEVVGIQGLATRAQGKITVKVRSRFTDFSQPMDMYTLPKIAAQMTSSSVDINKWELPSEIELADPTFFKGGSVDLVLGAEAFFDFFITSRKIRLGDTLPSLVDLVFDWVVTGKCLVDSPIKSVICDFAISNKLDTLLEKFWETEDIDQDYNHSPEEATCMEYFTRTTQRQGSGRYTVSYPRNSEVLSQLGDSNVIAERRFMQLERRLGRDQKLREQYAAFMSEYESMGHMHMIPDEHNANVKRCFLPHHPVVK